The DNA sequence AATTGGCCCGAAGCGGCACGCGCGTGATCGTGGCCGGGCTGGACATGGATTTCCAGGGCCGGCCCTTCGGCCCCATGCCGGCGCTGATGTCGATCGCGGAGTATGTCACCAAGGTCCATGCGATCTGCATGCGCTGCGGCGACCTGGCCAATTTCAGCCATCGCACCACCAAGGGCGACGCGCTGATCATGCTGGGCGAGACCGACCGTTACCAGCCGCTGTGCCGCCGCTGTTTCGAGAACGCACGCGCGCAGCATGCCGGTGCCGAACAGGGCGGAGAAAGCGACCGATGATGGCGCAGCAGGGACACCCATTGCACGTGCTGGCCGGGGTGGTGGGTGCAACGCTCCACGGTGGCGACGGTGCCGCCCGCATCACCCACCTGGCCATCGATTCGCGCAAGCCGATGCCCGTGGAAGGCACGCTGTTCATCTGCCTGCGTGGTGAGCGGCACGACGGCCACCGCTACATCCCGGAATTGATCGCGCGCGGCGTGCGCCATTTTCTGGTGCAGAACGACAGCCCTCTGCCCGCACCAGAGATCCCTTGGAGCGGTCCCTCGGCGGAATTCGTGACCGTGGCGGATACACGCGACGCCCTGCAACGCCTCGCCGCCTGGCACCGGGCGCACTTCCAATTTCCCGTGGTGGGCATCACCGGCAGCAACGGCAAGACGGTGGTGAAGGAATGGCTCTTCCAACTGTTGCGCGGCAGCGAGCACATCGTGCGCAGCCCGGGCAGCTGGAATTCGCAGGTGGGCGTGCCGTTGAGCGTGTGGGAGATGCACGAGGGACACACGCTGGGGCTGATCGAGGCGGGGATCAGTGAACCGGGCGAGATGGAACGCCTGCGCGCGGTGGTCAAACCTTCCATCGGGCTGTTCACCAACATCGGCCCGGCACATGGTGAGAACTTCCACAGTGACCTGGACAAGGCCCTGGAGAAGGTCAAATTGTTCCGCGACGCGGGAACGTTGGTCTACTGCGCGGACCACGGCACCGTGCATGAAGCGGTGACGAAAGCCGGCCTGGGACAACGCGCCACGCTGCGCACCTGGAGCCGCGAGCGCAACGGCTGGCTCCATGTACCGCATGAACGAAGGACCGCGAACGGCACGGCGATCCACGTGATCAACGATGAGGCCGACTTCACTTTCGAGATCCCCTTCACCGATCCGGCCTCCGTGGAGAACGCGATGCATTGTGTGACACTGCTGTTGCATCTGGGCCATCGGCCAGCATGGATCGCGGAGCGCACACCTTTGCTCGCGCCCGTGGCCATGCGCATGGAGGTGCTCGATGGCATGCACGGCATCACGTTGATCAACGACACGTACAGCAACGACGCGGCCTCGCTCGCCATCGCCTTGGAACACCTGGAGGCGATCGCGGCGGGCCGCCCCAAGGCGGTGGTGCTGAGCGACATCCTCGAAAGCGGCGATGCGGCCGAAGTGCTGTATGCCCGTGTGGCCGCGCTGCTGCAACGGGCCGGCGTGGAGAAACTCCTGACGGTGGGGCCTCGCATCGCGGCGGAGAAGCACCGCTTCACCTGTTCCGTGGAAGACCACCCGGACACCGACCATCTCCTCACCTCCACCGATCCCGCCACATTGGCCGGATATGCGGTACTGGTGAAGGGCGCTCGGGCGTTCGCGCTGGAACGCGTGACCCAACGCTGGCAGCGCCAAGTGCATGGCACCGTGCTGGAGATCGATCTGGAGGCCGTGCGCCACAACCTGAACCACTACCGCGCCCTCTTGGGACCACAGGTGCGCATCATGGCCATGGTGAAGGCCTTCGGCTATGGCGGTGGCGCGGTCGAACTCGCCCGCTTGCTGGCGCACGAGCGCGTGCACTACCTCGGCGTGGCCTATGCCGACGAAGGCATCGATCTGCGACAGCATGGCATCGGCACGCCCATCCTGGTGATGAACCCCGAGCCGGTGCCCTTCGAGGTGATGCGCCGATTCCAGCTCGAAGCGGAGGTCTACGACCTGCACGGCCTGCGAGAAGCCGATCAGCATGCTGGCAGCGACCCTGCCATGCCGCCTATCCATCTCAAGCTTGACACGGGCATGCGGCGTTTGGGCTTCGCGCCGGAGGATCTGCCGGCCCTGCTGGAAGCCCTGCGCGATGCCCGGCACCTGCGCGTGGCGTCGATCCTCTCCCACTTTTCCGCGGCCGACGACCCGGCCCAGGACGATCACACCCGCCAGCAGCTGTCCACTTTCCTGCGCATGGCCGACGCGATCGCCGAAACGCTCGGCTACCGGCCGCTGCGGCATATCGCCCACAGCGCCGGCACCACACGCTTCCCAGCTGCGCGGCTGGACATGGTGCGCCTCGGCATCGGCCTGCACGGCATCGGTTTCGACGTGAACGAACAAGACCTTTTGCGGCCCGTGGCCACCTTGCGCACCCCCGTGGCCCAGATCAAACACCTGCGCGCCGGCGACACGGTGGGCTATGGCCGAAGTTGGCGTGCCGAAGGAGCCCGCGTGATCGCCACCCTGCCCATCGGCTATGCGGATGGCATTTCAAGACGGCTCAGCAATGGGGTGGGACGCGTTTGGATCCATGGGAAGGCGGCACCCATCGTGGGCCGGGTATGCATGGACATGTGCATGGTGGACGTGACCGGTATCCCCTGCGATGTGGGCGATGAGGCGATCGTGTTCGGGCCGGAGCACCCTGTGGGCGAGTTGGCCGCGGCATTGGGCACCATTCCCTATGAGGTGCTCACCTCCATTCCGCCCCGTGTGAAGCGCGTGTACCTGCGGGGCTGAGGTCAGCCTTCCAAGCGGCGCCGGGCATCCGCACGGTGCGCACCCCGAACGCCCGGGCGGGTTTCCCTAAGTTTGGGCAAACCTGCGAAGAGACCCTGACCATGAGATATCCAATGTTTGCGGTGGTGCTCGGCACCGCCCTTATGCTGCCGTTCCAGGCGGCCTCACAAGACCCAGGCATCATCCCCGGTGACATTCTGGTGATGATCACCCCCGACGGTGACCCGCACACCATCGCCAACGATCTGCGCCATGTGGACAACTTGTTCACCAACATGCGGGTGGACCACCTGGCCAGCGAACCCATGCGCATCTGGCTGCTGAAGTTCGATCCCGGCACGGTGCCCCAGGAGCGCATGCTCGAAGAAGTGAAACGCCACCCGGACGTGATGATCGCCCAGAACGACCACCCGGTGAGCTTCCGCATCGTGCCCAACGACCCGCAATACAACCAGCAGTGGCACCACCCGAACATCCAGTCGCCCCAAGCCTGGGACTACACCACCGGCGGTCTCACCGCCACGGGCGATACGATCGTGCTGTGCGTGATCGAAGGTGCCAACCTGCTGCACACGGACCTGGTGGGCAATCGCTGGCTCAACTACGGTGAGATCCCCAACAACGGGATCGACGATGATGGCAATGGCTACGTGGACGACCACCGCGGCTGGAACCCCGGCGGCAACAACGACAATGTATACAGCGGCGCTCACGGCACGCAGGTGGCCGGCATGCTCGGCGCCAAAGGCAACAACGGTGTGGGTGTCTCTGGCGCCAATTGGGACGTGAAGATCATGGTGGTGACCGTGGGCAACCTGTCGCAGGCGAACGTGATCGCCAGCTACACCTACCCGCTGGTGATGCGCCGCCGTTACAACAACAGCAACGGTGCGCAAGGCTCCTTCGTGGTGGCCACCAACGCCAGCTGGGGCATCGATGGCGGCAACCCCAACAACTACCCGCTCTGGTGTGCCGTGTATGACACCCTGGGCACCGCGGGCATCCTCAGCTGCGGGGCCACGGCCAACAACAACGTGAACGTGGACGTGGTGGGCGATATGCCCACGGCCTGCCCCAGCCCATTCATGGTGAGCGTGACAGCCACCAACAACCAGAACAACCGCACCTTCAGCGCTTATGGTCTCACCACCATCGATGTGGGCGCGCCGGGCAACAACGTGTACACCACCAGCGGCAGCAACACGTATGGCAGTACGAGTGGAACCTCCTTCGCCAGTCCGCTTACCGCAGGGGTGATCGGTCTGTTGTACAGTGCGCCCTGTCCTTCACTGATGTCGCTCGTGCATGGCGACCCACAAGCCGGAGCCATGTACATACGGCAAATGCTCTTCGATGGCGTGGACGTGGTGGGCAACCTGCCCGGCACCATCGTCACCGGAGGAAGGATCAACGCCTTCAAGAGCATGCAGCTGATCATGAACGCCTGCTCGGCCTGCGCGCCCGCCACCAGCCCGGCAGTTACAGCGCCCACGCCCGGCACGGCCAACTTCACGTGGAACGCCCCCGGTGGCGGTCCCTTCACCGTGCGCTACCGCGTGGTGGGTGCTCCCAACTGGATCGTGGTGAACGGTGTGGATGGCAACATCTATCAGGCCACCGGTCTGGCCCCTTGCAGCCCCTATGAGTTCCAAGTGGATGTGGATTGCGGAGGTGGTGAAAGCAGTGGCTTCACCAACAGCGTGGTGCTCCAACCGCCTGCGGAAGCCGCTCCGCAGATCGGCCAGAGCGGACCCCTCATTTTCTGCCTGGGCGGCAGTGTCACGCTCACCTCCTCCGTGGCCCAAGGCATCCAGTGGAGCACGGGCGCGAACACGCCCTCCATCGTGGTGCAGCAGAGCGGCACATACACCGCCACGCTGAATGGTGTTTGTGGCACCTACGTTTCCGCACCCGTGACGGTGACCGTAGTGGGCGACCAGCCGCCAGAGGCACCGAGCGTCACCATACCAGGACCCGGCGTGGCCTCGCTCAATGCCAGCGGCGACAGCGTGGTGTGGTACGCCACTTCCTCAGGCGGTGCGCCCATCGGCTACGGCAGTCCGTGGAACACACCCTTCGTGAATGAACCCACCAGCTTCTGGGTGGGCAACGTGGTCACCTTCCAACCGGCGCCTGACTTTGGCGGGCGGACCAACTTCTCGCAGCCTGGCATCTACCACACCAACGCCAACAACTGGCTGACCTTCACGGCGAACGAGTCGTTCACGATCAAGAGCGTGAAGGTCTATGCCAACGGCGCGGGCAACCGGCCCATCGGCCTGGTGAACATGCCATCGGGCACGGTGGTGCAACAGGCCACGTTCAATGTTCCCAACGGTGAAAGCCGCGTGGACCTGAACTTCAACGTACCGGGACCCGGCACTTACGGCCTGCGTGTGATGAGCGGCAATCCACAATTGTGGCGTGATGGGATCGGAAGCGGCACATCCTTCCCCTATCCGCTGGGCGGCCTGGGCGCGGTGACCGGTAGCACGGTGACCGGTGCCGATGCGGGAGCCTATTACTACTTCTTCTACGACTGGGAGGTGCAGCGTGCGGCGGTCACCTGCAACACCGGGCTGACCCAGGTGAACGTGGACTTCAGCGTAGGTCTGGAAGAAACGTTGACGACCACCGGTGTGAGCATGTTCCCCAACCCGGCGGACCGGGACATCTTCTTCGACGTCACCGGTGCGCTGGCCAACGAAAGGCTGCAGATCATCCTGCTGGACAACACCGGCCGTGAGGTGGCACGCAAGAGCACCGACAATGGCCGGGCCACCATCACCACGGCATTCCTCGCCAATGGCCTGTACCATTACCGAGTGTTGCACGGTACGGAGGAAGTGGCCTACGGCAAATTCGTGGTGAACCACCTGTGACCCACCGTCACGCCCGAAACGCGAACAGGGGGCTTCGGCCCCCTGTTCCTTTTGCCGCCTGCCACATGGCGGGAATAACTTTGATGTTCCCCGCCCGCATGTTCCGCACCAGCCCATTTCTCGTCCTGGCTTTCCTGATGAACGCCTTGCCCGCCTCCGCCCAGGAAGCGGCCCATATACCCGGACAGTTGCTGGTGATGATGGCCCAGGGCCGCACGCCGGAGCATGTGGTGCGCGATCTGGCCACTGTTGAGGGCGCCCCGACAGGGCTGCATGTGGTGGAGGCATTGAGCGCACCGATGCGTTGTTGGCTGCTTCGGTTCGATCACGCTTCGGTCCCACAGCCGGTGATGTTGCGCGCCATACTGTCGCATCCCGATGTGCTGCTGGCGCAGAACGACCACCTGATCGAGGACCGCAGCGTACCGGACGATCCGCAGTACCCGGACCAATGGCACCATGAGAAGGTCGCCAGCGAAGGCGCCTGGGCTTTCAGCACGGGCGGCCTCACCGCCACGGGCGACACCATCGTGGTGTGCATCATCGAACGCGTGGACCTGCCCCATCCGGACCTTGCCGGCAACGCCTGGATGAACCATGCGGAGATCCCCGGCAATGGGATCGACGATGATGGGAACGGCTATGTGGACGACCACCGCGGCTGGAACCCCGGCGCGAACAACGACGACGTGTATGGTGGATCGCACGGTACGCAGGTGGCCGGCATGGCGGGTGCGAAAGGCGACAACGGGATCGGGGTAACGGGGGCCAACTGGAATGTGAAGCTGATGGTGGTGAACCACGGCGGCGTGAGCGAGTCGCAGGTGGTGGCGGCCTACACCTATCCGCTGGTGATGCGGCGCAGGTACAACGCGTCGGGTGGCACGGAGGGCGGGTTCGTGGTGGCCACCAACGCCAGCTGGGGCATCAACGGCGGGCAGCCGTCCAACTCACCCATCTGGTGCGCCATGTACGACACGCTCGGCACCGCGGGCATCCTCAACTGCGGCGCCACGGCCAACAGCAATGTGGACGTGGACGTGGTGGGCGATCTGCCCACGGCCTGCCCCAGCGACTACATGGTGGGCGTGACGGCCACCAACAGCAACGACATGCGCACCAACAGTGCATACGGCCTGAACAGCATCGATGTGGCGGCACCGGGCAACAGCGTGCTCACCACCAGCATCGGCGGCGGCTATGGCCTGGCCAATGGCACCTCCTTCGCCAGCCCGCTCACCGCAGGGGTCATCGGCTTGTTGTACGGTGCGCCCTGCCCTGCGCTCATGGAACTGGTGCATGCCGACCCACAAGCCGGCGCGCTCTACATCCGGCAGATGTTGTTCGACGGCGTGGATCCGGTGGGCAACCTGCCGGGCACGATCGCCACCGGGGGCCGCATCAACGCGGCCAACAGCATGCAGCTGATCATGGCCGCCTGCGGCAGTTGCGTACCGCCCTTCAATCTGCAGGCGTACAACACGGCCATCGGCACCGCCATCCTCGCCTGGAACGCCATTCCCGCCGATACCTACACCTTGCGCTACCGGCCAGTGGGTTCAGGAACATGGACCGAGGTGGAAGCGATCACCAGCACCAGCCAAACGGTCACCGACCTGCTGGCCTGCACGGTCCACGAATTCCAAGTGGCCTCCATCTGCGGCGGTGAGGAAAGCGCGCCGAGCAGCACCTACGTATGGACCTCCGAGGGCTGCTGCCACCACCCCGGCGCGCCACAACTGCTGGCCCACGATGAGGGCAGTCTGGAGGTGGCCTGGGGCGATGTTCTCGCGGCCACCGCATTCGATCTGCGCTGGCGTGCAAGTGGAACGGAGGATTGGAATGAAGTGTCCGGGATCATGAGCGGCTCCCACACACTCTATGGCCTCGCTGCCTGCACAGGCCATGAGCTTCAGGCGCGCAGCATATGCGGCGGCGAAGTGTCCCCCTGGTCGCCCACGGCCCTGTTCTTCACCACCGACTGTGGCGCTTGCGTGGACCTGATTTATTGCCCTTCAGCATCGGCCAACTCCTTCACCGAGTGGATCGACCGCGTTCGCATCGGCACCATCGACCACACCTCGGGCAATGATGGCGGCTATGGCGATCATACCGGCCTCTCCACCGAGCTCCCCATCGGGGCGCCCATTCCCTTCATACTAACGCCTGGCTATGCCTTCTTCCCCTTCGCACAATGGTTCCGCATCTGGATGGACCTGGACCGTGACGGATCGTTCACCGGTGCTGACGAATTGGTCTTCGATGCGAGCGGAACCGTCAACACGGACCTCGCTGCCGACCTCACCGTTCCCATCGGCACTGAACCCGGACCGGTACGCATCCGCATCGCCATGAAGTACCAGAGCGCGGTGCCCACGGGCTGCACCAACGGTTACGACTTCGGGGAGACCGAGGACTATTGCGCGAACCTATCCCCCTTCGACGCCATCGGCGAACAAGGTGGCGTGACGGGTGGCGGCGCATGGGTGTTTGTGGACCAGGCCGGGCAACTGGCGCACTTCCATTCCCGCCATGCCCATCCCGGAGCCGTGGCGGAAGTGCTCGTCATGGACCATGGCGGGCGCTTGTTGCTGCGTGGGATGATGCGCGATGGCCGGGCCGTGATCCCCGTGCATGACCTTGCCGCCGGTGCCTATGTGTTCCGCATCCGGTCCGCACCAGGGCAATTGGCGCACGGACGTTTCGTCCTCACCCGCTGACCCCGCCCGCGACCCGGATATCTTTGGCCGCGCATGGCAGGTATCTCGGCGGTCATCATCACGCGCGATGAAGCGCATGACATCGGCCGCTGCATCGCATCGGTGCAAGGCGTGGCCGATGAAGTGGTGGTGGTGGATTCCGGCAGCACGGACGACACCTGTGCGATCGCCAGGGCCGCCGGTGCCCGCGTGGTGGAGCATGCTTGGGAAGGTTATGCGGCGCAGAAGAATTTCGCCAATGGCCTCGCGGTGCACGATCACATCCTTTCCCTGGACGCCGATGAAGCCCTTTCACCGGAACTGGCAAGGGTGATCCTGGAAGTGAAGCGTACCGGCCCGCATGGCGCCTATCGCTTCGCACGGCTCACCAACTATTGCGGCACCTGGGTGCGTCATGGCGGCTGGTATCCCGATGTGAAGCTCCGGCTCTTCCCCAAGGGTGCCGCGCGCTGGGAGGGCGAACATGTGCATGAGGAACTCCGTCTGGATGCCGGGACCGAAGTACACGATCTGAAAGGCGACCTGTTGCATTGGTCCTACCGCAGCGTCAAGGAGCATCTGGAGCGCATCGAGCGATACAGTGATCTGCACGCCCTGAAAATGAACGCCGAGGGCAGGCGCGCCACTTGGACCAAACGCCTCTTCGCGCCACCGTTCAAGTTCTTCCAGGGCTATGTGTTGCTGCTCGGCTTCCTCGACGGCCTCGCCGGACTTCGCATCGCCTGGTACTCCGCATACGCCGTGGCGATGAAATACACCAAACTCCAGCGGTTGGGCCTTGCGCGAACCTGAACACATCATCCTGTCACGCCCGGACGGCATCGGCGACGTGATGCTCACCCTGCCGATGGCCGGCGTGCTGCGCGCACGGTGGCCGCAGGTCCGCATCACCTTCCTGGGCCGCATCTACACGGCGCCCGTGCTGCGGCATTGCGCGCATCTGGAACAGGTCGTGACGCTGGAGGAATTGCGGGACGCCGATCCCGTGGCCACTTTCGAACATCTGGGCGCGGACGCGATCGTCCATGTGTTCCCGCAACGGGAGGTGGCGCGTTGGGCGTCGCGCGCGCGGATCCCCATGCGCATCGGCACCTCGCATCGCTGGTGGCATTGGACCACCTGCACGCACCGGGTGGACTTCAGCCGCCGACGCAGCGAGCTGCACGAAGCACGCCTGAACTTGGAACTGTTGCGTCCGCTCGGCTTCACCGATCCGCCCGATGTGGGCGCGTTGTCCGCGCTCAGCGGATTCATGCCCCCGGCGCCTGGCGCCGCGGTGAGGGCCATGCTCAAGCCAGGGCGCTCCACCCTGGTACTCCATCCACGATCGAAGGGCAGCGCGGTGGAATGGGGCCTGGACCGTTTCTCGGAACTGATCCATCGCCTTGACCCGGAGACGTGGCACGTGGTGGTCACCGGCACCAAGGCCGAATCGGAGAGCTATCGCGAAGCCCTTCCACTGCATCTGTCGCATGTGACCGACGCGGGTGGCCGTCTTGACCTGGACCAACTCATCGGCCTGATCGCCGCCAGCGATGCCTTGGTGGCGGCCAGCACGGGTCCGTTGCACATCGCAGCGGCCTGTGGCATCCGCGCCATCGGGCTCTACGCGCCGCAGCATCCCATACACCCCGGCAGATGGGCGCCATTGGGGAAGCATGCGCGTGCATTGGTCGCTGAGGAAGCGCCGAACGGCGACGACCCAGCGGCTTGGATACGCGCGATCGGTGTGGATCAGGTCCTGTCCGCGCTGGAAACGCCATCATCCGAAGCCGGATCACGGACCGGGGAAAAGACCAGCAGCGCATAGTAAAGCGCGAAGAAGGTGGCGCCCGCTTGCGTCTCGATGGTGTCATCCGTGAGGCAGCCCACGGCGAAGATGATGGCCCAGGCGATGAAGCGCGGATCGCGCCAGGCGCCCAGACAACGGGCCGGCCACCACCAGCTGTACAATGACCAGAGCAGGCCGAAGATGCCGAAGCTGATGGCCAGTGTGAGGTACTGGTTGTGCGCACGGTGCCGCCACTGCGGTGCCAGGGAAGTGCCCATGCGCGCGTACTGTTCATCAAAGGCCCTTTGCGTGTCGCCGGTGCCAACGCCCATGGCCCAGTGCCGCTTCACGATGGCGATCCCGGCGCGCCAGTACTCCAGGCGCATGCTGAGTGAATGCCCGTCGGCACGGCCATAGGCGGCATACTCGCCCATTTCGAGCAGCACGGCATCCATGCGTCGTCGCATGCCACGGGATCCCTGCGCATGCGCGTTGGTCACACCGCGCTCGATGGCCCGTACATCCGCTTCGCTCAAGGCCATCACCCCCAAGCTGTCCTTGCGCAGTCCCAGGGAGGTCATGTATCGCACCAGGGTTCCGCGCATGGGGTCGCCCCTGTCACTCGATCCTTCCAGGGACCTGTCACTGCGCAACGGCCAGGTGCGCTCCACCTCGCCCCAGGCGATCCAGGCCCAGACATGCTCGCCGTTCTCGCGCTGTGGATTGGTGGCGTCGAAGGTGTACGCCTCGCCTCCCGCGGTGAACGCGTTGAGACCACTCTGCTCGGGGACCGGTGTGGCGCGCAACCCGGGCATCCGTGCCGCCACCCAGGCGATGGCCATGGCCGGCACCAGCACCATCAGCGATCGCGCCACAAGCCTTGCCGCACGGGGCCACCCGGCCATGTTGCGCCACAGGAACACCATGGTGATGAGCACGAGCAGGAAGATCCCCTGCACACTCTGCAAACGATCCAGCGCATACACCGCGAAGAGTGTCGCAAGCACATGCGCGAGTCGCTGCCACCAGGTGCGCCCCAGGTAGCGCATGAAGATCACCACGGCGAAGCACAACAGCAGCGCGAGCCGGATGTGGCTGATGAACATGGACAGGTCCCGATGATCGGCGGCGGTCGGTGCACGCAGGCCGAAGGACACCGCCACACTGACCACCGCGCTCCAGGCGCCGAGCAGCAGAATGGTGCGCAACTCGCCCTCGCGCGAACCCGGAGAGGAGGACAACACGACAGTGAAGACCAGCACCGGCAGCAGGATGCGGCAAAGGGCCAGGCCCCAAGCCAGGTCGGAGGTCCACAGCAGGCCCAGGGCATGCAGCCCGAAGAAGGAGACGGCCACCAACGCGGGAGGCCAGGTGAAGCCCTTGCGGAAGCGATGCTTGAGATCACCCGCAACCACGCCCCAGGCGATCCAATTGGCCACGAGCACCATCTGCGCGATGCTCAGGTAGGCCGTGCTCCACGGCAGGAAGATGGCACACGCCGCCAAGGCGCCCAGATGCACCCGGCGCATGTGGTCCTGTGCGGTCATGCCCCTTGCGGCGCGTGTGGTCTACTTCCCGGTCCTGCCCGTGCCGGCCAGCACTTCCTGGTAGGCCGGGCCGTTGAGCACTTCCACGGCCTTGCGTACATAGGGGTCGTTCGCCATGGCGGCGATGGCCCTGCCGGTCTGGAAGTGGTAGCGGGATACGATCTCGTTCAACAGCACCTCCTCGATGTCCTTGCGGAAACGCAGGATATCCTCGCCACGGTCGGGCGCCAATTCCTTGCGCAGCGCCTCCACGCGGTCCTTCACATGCTCGTAGTAGCGTTCCTTCCTCGCTTTCTCCACCAGCTCCTCAAGCGCCTCCATGCTCTCGGTCTCGTAATCGAACTCGCGTCCGTTCACGAAATCCAGGAACTCCTGGAAGATGCGGTCGTCCACACGGAAGGATCCGGCCGGACCGATGTCCGCATGCTTCATTCGGTAGCGCGTGGCGAAGTCGAAGAAGACGTCCTCCACGTGGAGGCCACCCACCACCTTGGCCATCTCGTGCTCCTCCACCGGCACGTCGGGCAACACACCGCGGCCATCGAACACCGGCCGGCCATTGCGTGTGCGGAACTCGGCGATGGTCTCCTCCTTCACCTCGCTGGCCTTGCCCGTGCTGTCGCGTTGCGCGTAGTCCAGTTTCTGGATGCAGCGCCCGCTGGGGATGTAGTATTTGGCCACGGTCACCTTCAGCTTGCTGTTGTAATACAGATCGCGCGTCTGCTGCACCAGTCCCTTGCCGAAGGTGCGTTCACCTACGACCACTGCGCGGTCCAGGTCCTGCAGGGCCCCGCTCACGATCTCGCTGGCACTGGCGCTCTGGGCATCCACCAGCACCACCAGGGGTATGGAGGCGTCCAGCGGCTCGCTGAGGGTCTTGTAGCTCTTGTCCCATTCGGCGATGCGCCCCTTGGTCTCCACCACCAACTGGTTCTTCGGCACGAAGAGGTTGACGATGTTCACCGCTTCGCGCAACAGGCCGCCGCCGTTGCCACGCAGGTCGAGCACGAGTTTGGTGGCGCCCTTCTCCTTCAACTCCTTGACGGCGTTGCGCACCTCCTGCCCGGCGGTCTGCGTGAAGCTGTTGAGCTTGATGTAGCCCACGCCGCCCGGTTCATCGATGATGTCCTTGTAGGGCACGTCGGGGATCTTGATCTCCTCACGGTTCAGCACATGGGTCGTTGTTTCCCCGCCGTCGCGCCGCGTGAGCACCCGCACGCTGGATCCCGCCTGGCCCTTGAGCAGCTTGCTCACCTCATCGGTGTTCATGCCCGCCACCTTGCGGCCATCCACTTCCACGATCTCGTCACCGGCCCATATGCCGGCCTTCTGCGCAGGATACCCCTCGTACGGCTCGCTCACGATCACCTTCTCGTCCCGCCTGCGGATGAGCGCGCCGATACCGC is a window from the Flavobacteriales bacterium genome containing:
- a CDS encoding S41 family peptidase yields the protein MENRDQGRRPSWRKWIVAAAIAAVGAITIAAGDSYFEISKNLEIFNELYKELNIYYVDDTEPGKLMKTGIDAMLSSLDPYTQYIPESDMEDYRFMTTGQYGGIGALIRRRDEKVIVSEPYEGYPAQKAGIWAGDEIVEVDGRKVAGMNTDEVSKLLKGQAGSSVRVLTRRDGGETTTHVLNREEIKIPDVPYKDIIDEPGGVGYIKLNSFTQTAGQEVRNAVKELKEKGATKLVLDLRGNGGGLLREAVNIVNLFVPKNQLVVETKGRIAEWDKSYKTLSEPLDASIPLVVLVDAQSASASEIVSGALQDLDRAVVVGERTFGKGLVQQTRDLYYNSKLKVTVAKYYIPSGRCIQKLDYAQRDSTGKASEVKEETIAEFRTRNGRPVFDGRGVLPDVPVEEHEMAKVVGGLHVEDVFFDFATRYRMKHADIGPAGSFRVDDRIFQEFLDFVNGREFDYETESMEALEELVEKARKERYYEHVKDRVEALRKELAPDRGEDILRFRKDIEEVLLNEIVSRYHFQTGRAIAAMANDPYVRKAVEVLNGPAYQEVLAGTGRTGK
- a CDS encoding glycosyltransferase family 9 protein, with translation MREPEHIILSRPDGIGDVMLTLPMAGVLRARWPQVRITFLGRIYTAPVLRHCAHLEQVVTLEELRDADPVATFEHLGADAIVHVFPQREVARWASRARIPMRIGTSHRWWHWTTCTHRVDFSRRRSELHEARLNLELLRPLGFTDPPDVGALSALSGFMPPAPGAAVRAMLKPGRSTLVLHPRSKGSAVEWGLDRFSELIHRLDPETWHVVVTGTKAESESYREALPLHLSHVTDAGGRLDLDQLIGLIAASDALVAASTGPLHIAAACGIRAIGLYAPQHPIHPGRWAPLGKHARALVAEEAPNGDDPAAWIRAIGVDQVLSALETPSSEAGSRTGEKTSSA
- a CDS encoding glycosyltransferase family 2 protein, with amino-acid sequence MAGISAVIITRDEAHDIGRCIASVQGVADEVVVVDSGSTDDTCAIARAAGARVVEHAWEGYAAQKNFANGLAVHDHILSLDADEALSPELARVILEVKRTGPHGAYRFARLTNYCGTWVRHGGWYPDVKLRLFPKGAARWEGEHVHEELRLDAGTEVHDLKGDLLHWSYRSVKEHLERIERYSDLHALKMNAEGRRATWTKRLFAPPFKFFQGYVLLLGFLDGLAGLRIAWYSAYAVAMKYTKLQRLGLART
- a CDS encoding O-antigen ligase family protein — its product is MTAQDHMRRVHLGALAACAIFLPWSTAYLSIAQMVLVANWIAWGVVAGDLKHRFRKGFTWPPALVAVSFFGLHALGLLWTSDLAWGLALCRILLPVLVFTVVLSSSPGSREGELRTILLLGAWSAVVSVAVSFGLRAPTAADHRDLSMFISHIRLALLLCFAVVIFMRYLGRTWWQRLAHVLATLFAVYALDRLQSVQGIFLLVLITMVFLWRNMAGWPRAARLVARSLMVLVPAMAIAWVAARMPGLRATPVPEQSGLNAFTAGGEAYTFDATNPQRENGEHVWAWIAWGEVERTWPLRSDRSLEGSSDRGDPMRGTLVRYMTSLGLRKDSLGVMALSEADVRAIERGVTNAHAQGSRGMRRRMDAVLLEMGEYAAYGRADGHSLSMRLEYWRAGIAIVKRHWAMGVGTGDTQRAFDEQYARMGTSLAPQWRHRAHNQYLTLAISFGIFGLLWSLYSWWWPARCLGAWRDPRFIAWAIIFAVGCLTDDTIETQAGATFFALYYALLVFSPVRDPASDDGVSSADRT